A section of the Procambarus clarkii isolate CNS0578487 chromosome 38, FALCON_Pclarkii_2.0, whole genome shotgun sequence genome encodes:
- the LOC123772026 gene encoding zinc finger protein 99-like translates to MQSAGGENLLAKTCHKKKDEKDLIILPSENVISSVHSPSHKTNSCSDQEEITIIQTQQTTQTVVKPHQCPECGKRFSQVGNMRRHMVVHSDDKPHECPDCGKRLSHLGSMKRHMSMHTADKPHECPDCGKRFSELASLKTHKMVHMEDLHHKCPECEKRFSQLGNLKRHMLVVHVDVKPHECSDCGKRFSQLASMESHKIVHRGIKPHKCPECGKRFGHLGSMKRHLSMHKDDKPHGCSDCGKQFSQPGSIKTHKMVHTGNKPHVCLECGKGFSQLGNMKRHMLVVHSGDKPHKCSDCGKRFNQLESMETHKMVHTGYKLHECPECGKRFNHLGSMKRHMLVHSGDKPHECPECGKGFNNLGNLKRHIVVHMDDKPHECPECGKRFSQLGHMKRHMVVHTDEKPHECPDCGKRFSELGSMKIHKRVHTKDKPHKCPECGKGFSQQGNMKRHILVVHSGDKTNVQSVGQDSVNLDL, encoded by the coding sequence ATGCAGTCAGCGGGAGGAGAAAACCTTCTCGCTAAAACGTGTCATAAGAAAAAAGACGAAAAAGACTTAATTATTCTACCCAGCGAGAATGTTATATCTTCAGTACACTCCCCAAGTCACAAAACCAACTCCTGCAGTGATCAGGAAGAGATAACCATTATACAAACTCAACAAACTACACAAACGGTGGTGAAAcctcaccagtgtccagagtgtgggaaaagattcagccaAGTTGGAAATATGAGGAGGCACATGGttgtgcattcagatgataaaccACATGAATGTCCAGATTGTGGAAAAAGACTCAGTCATCTTGGCTCTATGAAGAGGCATATGTCGATGCATACAGCTGATAAACCACACGAGTGTCCAgattgtgggaaaagattcagtgaACTTGCCTCTTTGAAGACACACAAGATGGTGCATATGGAGGATTTGCAtcacaagtgtccagagtgtgagaaACGATTCAGTCAACTTGGAAATTTGAAGAGGCACATGCTTGTGGTGCATGTAGATGTTAAACCACACGAATGTTCAgattgtgggaaaagattcagtcaacttgcctctatggAGTCTCATAAGATTGTGCATAGGGGGATTAAACCTCacaaatgtccagagtgtgggaaaagattcggtCATCTTGGATCTATGAAAAGGCACTTATCAATGCATAAGGATGATAAACCACATGGGTGTTCCGATTGTGGGAAACAATTCAGTCAACCTGGATCTATAAAGACTCACAAGATGGTTCATACGGGAAATAAGCCTCATGTGTGTCTAGAGTGTGGGAAAGGATTCAGTcaacttggaaatatgaagaggcaTATGCTTGTGgtacattcaggtgataaaccacaCAAGTGTTCGgattgtgggaaaagattcaatcaACTTGAATCTATGGAGACTCACAAGATGGTGCATACTGGGTataaacttcatgagtgtccagagtgtggtaaAAGATTCAATCATCTTGGATCTATGAAGAGGCATATGTTGGTGCATTCGGGTGATAAACCACacgagtgtcctgagtgtggTAAAGGATTCAACAACCTTGGCAATTTGAAAAGGCACATTGTGGTGCATATGGATGATAAGCCACATGAGtgcccagagtgtgggaaaagatttagTCAACTTGGGCATATGAAGAGGCACATGGTGGTACATACAGATGAGAAACCACACGAGTGTCCTGATTGTGGTAAAAGATTTAGTGAACTTGGGTCAATGAAGATTCACAAGCGTGTGCATACAAAGGATAAGcctcacaagtgtccagaatgtgggaaaGGATTCAGTCAGCAAGGCAATATGAAGAGGCATATCTTGGTGGTGCATTCAGGAGATAAAACAAATGTTCAAAGTGTGGGACAAGATTCAGTTAACTTGGATCTATAG